A stretch of the Ctenopharyngodon idella isolate HZGC_01 chromosome 14, HZGC01, whole genome shotgun sequence genome encodes the following:
- the LOC127525739 gene encoding protein INSYN2B yields MGRRAADASNAVPALEVPLAGGRAMLSQKWGPLCSVGVQTSPGLRSLPSLKRRTQAVSTANGPTAETMSLDRMRRCEVNGRHVVNAASRNGPDRASQESEVYCQINTGKVNPNQSGLRGSLKRTPRYVNGSVVAPEVVGGVCSEGAESEEARRQSQTITRDCRRGQSLKGEASRPSLHCGSVGSYTTPPRPCRMITSSPKLCASCGRRQSQAPPCMAPACRKRAASQVQASMTLPMPPRKCCSPRLQKQNSTVAQPTYAQIPNNVMHTQNTTTCSTPSQSNKKDALAKTESSTQSEKPKNDSTTHKTQHTQTRVTHTTKTEPTAQCASQKTKDKCATTQTHTSVSATSKPVGCESQATPTLPPKKGSQLQVKSKPAPPELLIGSRAEPKPQTPPPPSEPKTETETDSKDTHPPPTDEIPQCNGAPGVLHGLLQNVEENLLYNQEKIKVLLNVIQDLERNKAMSEGRCSYRTGQDINNCSTCQKTACIIYSVEHDFRVQEGRFQTILEALDEAEYDVPAPIPKPAHIRPPTKSRVKKLRKKCFWWL; encoded by the exons ATGGGCCGACGGGCGGCTGATGCGTCCAATGCTGTGCCGGCGCTGGAGGTGCCTCTTGCTGGTGGGCGGGCCATGCTGTCTCAGAAATGGGGTCCTCTGTGCAGCGTTGGTGTCCAAACATCGCCGGGCCTCCGCTCGCTTCCGTCATTAAAGAGGAGGACGCAAGCGGTCAGTACGGCCAATGGACCGACCGCAGAAACCATGTCGCTGGACCGGATGAGGCGTTGTGAGGTCAACGGCAGGCATGTGGTCAATGCGGCTTCCAGGAACGGACCGGACCGGGCGTCCCAGGAGAGCGAGGTGTACTGTCAAATCAACACCGGCAAAGTCAATCCGAACCAATCAGGACTGAGAGGGAGTTTAAAACGAACCCCTCGGTATGTTAACGGAAGTGTTGTTGCACCCGAGGTGGTGGGCGGAGTTTGTAGCGAGGGGGCGGAGTCTGAAGAAGCGAGACGGCAGAGTCAAACAATAACACGTGATTGTAGACGGGGTCAATCACTGAAAGGGGAAGCGTCCAGGCCGTCCTTGCACTGCGGAAGTGTCGGCTCGTACACCACGCCCCCTCGGCCATGCCGGATGATAACATCATCGCCCAAACTGTGCGCCAGCTGTGGGCGGAGACAGTCTCAAGCCCCGCCCTGCATGGCGCCCGCTTGTCGCAAACGAGCCGCCAGTCAGGTTCAAGCGAGCATGACGCTTCCGATGCCGCCGAGGAAATGCTGTTCACCTCGGCTGCAGAAACAAAACTCCACGGTGGCACAACCAACGTACGCCCAAATTCCCAATAACgtaatgcacacacaaaatacGACAACATGCTCCACCCCCTCGCAATCCAACAAAAAGGACGCACTCGCAAAAACAGAGTCATCGACGCAGTCTGAAAAACCTAAAAATGACTCGACGACGCACAAAAcgcaacacacacaaacacgagtcacacacacaaccaAAACAGAACCAACCGCACAATGCGCATCGCAAAAGACTAAGGACAAGTGTGCGACCACGCAAACGCACACATCCGTATCCGCCACATCTAAACCGGTTGGTTGTGAGTCACAAGCCACGCCCACTCTTCCACCCAAGAAAGGCTCTCAGTTGCAGGTAAAATCTAAACCAGCACCTCCAGAGCTTCTGATTGGCTCAAGGGCGGAACCTAAACCGCAAACCCCGCCCCCTCCCTCAGAACCTAAAACTGAGACAGAAACGGACTCTAAAGACACCCACCCACCACCAACAGATGAGATCCCACAATGCAACGGGGCACCTGGTGTTCTACACGGACTGCTGCAGAATGTAGAGGAAAACCTGCTGTATAATCAGGAAAAGATCAAAGTTCTTCTCAATGTCATCCAGGATCTGGAGAGGAACAAGGCAATGAGCGAAGG GCGTTGTTCGTACAGAACAGGTCAGGACATCAACAACTGCTCAACCTGCCAGAAAACAGCCTGCATTATATACAG TGTGGAGCACGACTTCCGTGTGCAAGAGGGACGATTTCAAACCATTCTGGAAGCCTTGGATGAAGCGGAGTACGATGTTCCCGCCCCCATCCCAAAACCCGCCCACATACGCCCACCAACCAAGAGCCGCGTCAAGAAACTGCGAAAGAAGTGTTTCTGGTGGCTGTAG